A window of the Yersinia rochesterensis genome harbors these coding sequences:
- a CDS encoding sensor histidine kinase, with the protein MHQIFEMLLAVFDRAALMLICLFFLTRTRLFRQLLQKEKHTPLELAAVTAIFSLFAIFGTYSGINVEGSLVNVRVIAVMSGGILFGPWVGIITGLIAGSHRYLIDIDGITSVPCLITSIIAGLMSGYINLKVKKERQWSIGILAGMICESLTMLLVVIWAKPTALGIDIVSKIAIPMILGAVCIGLIVLLVQSVEDEKEVIAARQAKLALDIANKTLPYFRNINGESLRSVCEIIRNDIKADAVAITDTQHILAYVGVGVETYNIGHEIISDITKESIQRGKITIRNNDEVHRTPQIHSLIIIPLWEKGEVTGSLKIYYCHAHKITYSLKVMAVGLSQIISTQIEVSRIEHLRKMANKAELRALQSKINPHFLFNALNAISSSIRINPDTARQLIINLSRYLRYNLELNDEQIDIRKELHQIQDYIAIEQARFGSKLTVIYDIDDDIALKIPSLLIQPLVENAIVHGIQPCRGKGVVVIAVKDSGDQIKISVKDTGNGINQETIARVTNNEMPGNKIGLLNVHHRVKLLYGEGLQIRRMEPGTEISFYISKNGGKVHAEPSISAGV; encoded by the coding sequence GTGCACCAGATATTTGAAATGCTACTGGCGGTATTTGATCGCGCCGCACTGATGTTAATTTGCTTGTTCTTCCTGACCCGCACCCGCCTATTTCGTCAGTTACTACAAAAAGAGAAACATACGCCGCTGGAATTAGCCGCCGTCACCGCGATCTTTTCGCTGTTTGCTATTTTCGGCACCTATTCCGGCATTAATGTTGAAGGTTCTCTGGTGAATGTGCGGGTCATTGCCGTCATGTCCGGCGGTATTTTATTTGGCCCATGGGTCGGGATTATTACCGGGCTTATCGCGGGTTCCCATCGCTATTTAATTGATATTGATGGTATTACTTCGGTACCCTGCTTAATTACCAGTATTATTGCGGGCTTGATGTCGGGTTATATCAACCTGAAAGTCAAAAAAGAGCGCCAATGGAGTATTGGCATTCTGGCCGGTATGATTTGTGAATCGCTGACTATGCTCTTGGTGGTTATATGGGCCAAACCGACAGCACTGGGTATCGATATTGTGTCTAAAATCGCGATTCCGATGATTTTAGGGGCGGTCTGTATTGGGTTAATTGTGCTGCTGGTGCAGAGTGTCGAGGATGAAAAAGAAGTCATTGCTGCGCGACAAGCAAAATTGGCGCTGGATATTGCGAATAAAACCTTGCCCTATTTTCGCAATATCAACGGTGAATCATTGCGCAGTGTCTGTGAAATTATTCGCAATGATATCAAGGCTGATGCAGTCGCCATCACCGACACTCAACATATTTTGGCGTATGTCGGCGTCGGGGTGGAAACCTATAATATTGGCCATGAAATAATCAGTGATATCACCAAAGAAAGTATTCAGCGCGGTAAAATTACCATCCGCAATAATGATGAAGTCCACCGGACTCCCCAAATTCATTCCCTGATTATTATCCCGTTATGGGAAAAAGGTGAAGTCACTGGCTCGCTGAAAATCTATTATTGCCATGCCCACAAAATCACTTACTCACTCAAAGTCATGGCGGTAGGATTATCGCAAATCATTTCAACCCAGATTGAGGTTTCGCGTATTGAACACCTGCGCAAAATGGCCAATAAGGCGGAATTGCGCGCGCTGCAAAGTAAGATTAATCCGCACTTTTTATTTAATGCTTTAAATGCTATTTCCTCGTCAATTCGTATCAATCCAGATACCGCGCGCCAATTGATCATTAATTTGTCTCGTTATTTGCGCTATAACCTTGAATTAAATGATGAACAAATTGATATCCGTAAAGAACTGCATCAAATTCAAGACTATATCGCCATCGAACAGGCGCGTTTTGGCAGCAAGTTGACTGTCATTTATGATATTGACGATGATATTGCGCTAAAGATCCCCAGCTTGTTGATCCAGCCGTTGGTGGAGAATGCTATCGTGCATGGTATTCAGCCGTGCCGCGGTAAAGGTGTGGTGGTGATCGCAGTTAAAGACAGCGGCGACCAGATAAAAATTTCAGTGAAAGACACTGGCAATGGAATTAATCAGGAGACCATTGCGCGCGTGACTAATAATGAAATGCCAGGCAATAAAATTGGTTTACTGAATGTCCATCATCGAGTGAAATTACTCTATGGCGAGGGTTTGCAGATACGCAGAATGGAACCGGGCACCGAGATTTCTTTTTATATCAGCAAGAATGGTGGCAAAGTCCATGCAGAACCCAGTATTTCAGCCGGAGTTTAA